The window ATCGCTTTCAAAAAGTCGTCACACAGACAGTAAATGGTTATGATCTCGGTGTCCATGAATTACTCCTGGTTGGTTGCGGACATTGGCGTGTTACCAACCACTAGGATAGTTCATGGACTCCTTTTTGTTAAACAAGGTAGCAACTTGGGTTAATATAGGCAGACAATAGAAGGCTCCCCCAGCCCCCAATCTTCTAATAATCAAATCAGTGCTGAATGTGGTAAAATATCGTCTAATCATTTCGCTTGAGGTGATGACAAGATGCTGGCGACCATCGAAATAGAACTGGACGAGCAAACCGCGCAAGCCTATATCAATGCCCCGCTGGATGCCCAGGAAAAACTTCGGGCGTTACTCAACGTTTGGATGCGAGAATTCGAAGAGCCGACATCTGAATTTGGTCTACTTATGGATCAGATCAGTGACAATGCTATCGCGCGAGGGCTGACGCCGGATATTTTAGAGTCCCTTCTCGATGACGAGTGAACTCCGATTCGTTTTCGATACGAACTCCGTCGTCAGTGCAGTTCTCTTAAAGCAGTCTGTCTCCCGACGAGCATTTGATCGCGCTCGCGAATCGGGCAAACTGCTTGTCTCGGTGGAAACGCTATCTGAGTTGGCCGATGTGCTTCGACGAAGCAAATTCAACAAGTACATTTCCGAACGGGAGAGGCAACTATTCTTGGCTGCCTATATACGGGAAGCCATCCTGATTGAGCCAACGGAAGTCATTCAGGCTTCCCGCGATGCCAACGATGATAAATTCCTTGAATTAGCTGTCAGTGGCCTTGCCACGTTGATTGTGACTGGTGATCGCGATCTGCTTGTGTTGGCTCCATTCCGAGGAATACCCATTTTGTCGCCAGGCGAATTCCTCACGTATTCCTTGGACGATTGATCATCAGGTGATTCTGGATGAATAGTCGAGCCAAGTAAAAGGATTACCATATCTGAAAGTCGCGCGCCTATGGGCTTAAGACCACAGTCCATACCCGCTTGACAATTCCCCTCCGCAATGAGTATTATCTAGTTCGATTGCCGCCGGTCTCGTCAAGGCTTGTCTTGTCTAGGGTGATAAGGGAAAAATTAACATGTCAGCATCAACGTGGTCAGCCTCTGCACCCATCGTGCGCCTCAGTGCCCCGTGCCTATGAGCATGCCCACGACGAACGCGCCCTACCTCCACGACCTGCTGCGCCAGATCGACAGCCTCTTCTCCCTTGAAGACGTCCAAACCCTCTGCCTGTCGCTCGGCTTCGATTACGAGAACCTGCCCGGCCGCACCCGCGAAGGTCTCATCCGCGAGCTGATGCGCTGCCTCCTCGACCAGGATCGCCTGCAAGCGTTGGTCGACCTGGCCCGCGTCCAGCGCCCGGCCGTTGCCTGGGCCGACGTGCCGGCCGATTTGCCCTTTATCACCGGCGACCCCTTCGACGAACAACAATACCGCCGCCTGGACTTCGAGCCGGAGATGGTGCGCGTGCCGGCCGGG is drawn from Candidatus Promineifilum breve and contains these coding sequences:
- a CDS encoding putative toxin-antitoxin system toxin component, PIN family: MTSELRFVFDTNSVVSAVLLKQSVSRRAFDRARESGKLLVSVETLSELADVLRRSKFNKYISERERQLFLAAYIREAILIEPTEVIQASRDANDDKFLELAVSGLATLIVTGDRDLLVLAPFRGIPILSPGEFLTYSLDD